In Scylla paramamosain isolate STU-SP2022 chromosome 1, ASM3559412v1, whole genome shotgun sequence, one DNA window encodes the following:
- the LOC135099780 gene encoding uncharacterized protein LOC135099780, translating into MIRPVSLVCLLASAALALPGGYGGGHGGINLGGGGGHAAVFFGAGGHGGGHGGGFGGGYGGGYGGGYGYAVPTPYAYNYGVSAGVTNFGQSEKGNGYGGVNGGYWVNLPDGRVQKVSYWADGSGYHPVVTYSGKAHYPASYGYGGYH; encoded by the exons ATGATCAGACCC GTGTCTTTGGTGTGCCTTCTGGCCTCCGCCGCCCTCGCCCTTCCGGGAGGATACGGAGGTGGACATGGTGGAATTAACCTCGGCGGTGGCGGCGGACACGCTGCTGTCTTCTTCGGTGCCGGCGGCCACGGCGGCGGCCACGGCGGCGGCTTTGGTGGCGGCTATGGTGGCGGCTATGGTGGCGGATATGGCTACGCT GTTCCCACCCCTTATGCTTACAATTATGGCGTCTCTGCTGGCGTCACCAACTTCGGCCAGAGTGAAAAGGGCAACGGCTACGGAGGCGTGAACGGCGGGTACTGGGTCAACCTTCCCGATGGCCGCGTGCAGAAGGTGTCCTACTGGGCTGACGGCAGCGGCTACCACCCAGTGGTGACCTACTCTGGCAAGGCCCACTACCCTGCAAGCTACGGATACGGTGGTTACCACTAA
- the LOC135102134 gene encoding uncharacterized protein LOC135102134, which translates to MIRLVSLVCLLASAALALPGGYGGGHGGINLGGGGGHAAVFFGAGGHGGGHGGGHGGGFGGGQGGGYGGGYGYARPTPYAYNYGVSAGYTNFGQSEKGNGYGGVHGGYWVNLPDGRVQRVSYVADYSGYHPVVTYSGKAHYPASYGYGHGGGYH; encoded by the exons ATGATCAGACTC GTCTCTTTAGTGTGCCTTCTGGCCTCCGCCGCCCTCGCCCTTCCGGGAGGATACGGAGGTGGACATGGTGGAATTAACCTCGGCGGTGGCGGCGGACACGCTGCTGTCTTCTTTGGTGCCGGCGGCCACGGCGGCGGCCACGGCGGCGGCCACGGTGGCGGCTTTGGTGGCGGCCAAGGTGGCGGCTATGGTGGCGGATATGGCTACGCT AGGCCCACCCCCTACGCTTACAACTATGGCGTCTCTGCTGGCTACACCAACTTCGGCCAGAGCGAGAAGGGCAACGGTTACGGAGGCGTGCACGGTGGCTACTGGGTCAACCTTCCCGACGGCCGCGTGCAGAGGGTGTCCTACGTAGCTGACTACAGCGGCTATCACCCAGTGGTGACCTACTCTGGCAAGGCCCACTACCCTGCAAGCTACGGATACGGCCACGGCGGCGGCTACCACTGA
- the LOC135099724 gene encoding uncharacterized protein LOC135099724 codes for MIRPVSLLCLLASAALALPGGYGGGHGGINLGGGGGHAAVFFGAGGHGGGHGGGFGGGYGGGYGGGYGYAVPTPYAYNYGVSAGVTNFGQSEKGNGYGGVNGGYWVNLPDGRVQKVSYWADGSGYHPVVTYSGKAHYPASYGYGHGGGYH; via the exons ATGATCAGACCC GTGTCTTTGTTGTGCCTTCTGGCCTCCGCCGCCCTCGCCCTTCCGGGAGGATACGGAGGTGGACATGGTGGAATTAACCTCGGCGGTGGCGGCGGACACGCTGCTGTCTTCTTCGGTGCCGGCGGCCACGGCGGCGGCCACGGCGGCGGCTTTGGTGGCGGCTATGGTGGCGGCTATGGTGGCGGATATGGCTACGCT GTTCCCACCCCTTACGCTTACAATTATGGCGTCTCTGCTGGCGTCACCAACTTCGGCCAGAGTGAAAAGGGCAACGGCTACGGAGGCGTGAACGGCGGGTACTGGGTCAACCTTCCCGACGGCCGCGTGCAGAAGGTGTCCTACTGGGCTGACGGAAGCGGCTACCACCCAGTGGTGACCTACTCTGGCAAGGCCCACTACCCTGCAAGCTACGGATACGGCCACGGCGGCGGGTACCACTGA
- the LOC135099895 gene encoding uncharacterized protein LOC135099895, translating into MWRPMFFLCLAVSAVLAMPGGHAGGHGGVHFGGGGGFGGGYGGYSVPTPYAYDYAVSAGVTNFGQSEKGNGYGGVNGGYWVNLPDGRVQKVSYWADGSGYHPVVTYSGKAHYPASYGYGHGYH; encoded by the exons ATGTGGAGACCC atGTTCTTCCTCTGCCTGGCGGTCTCGGCCGTCCTCGCCATGCCCGGAGGACACGCAGGCGGCCACGGCGGCGTCCACTTcgggggcggcggcggcttTGGCGGTGGATATGGCGGCTACAGT GTTCCCACTCCCTACGCTTATGACTACGCCGTATCTGCTGGCGTCACCAACTTCGGCCAGAGTGAAAAGGGCAACGGCTACGGAGGCGTAAACGGCGGCTACTGGGTTAACCTTCCCGACGGCCGCGTGCAGAAGGTGTCCTACTGGGCTGACGGCAGCGGCTACCACCCAGTGGTGACCTACTCCGGCAAGGCCCACTACCCTGCAAGCTACGGATATGGCCACGGCTACCATTGA
- the LOC135102141 gene encoding uncharacterized protein LOC135102141, translating to MLNSVFVVCLLASAALAIPGGYGGGGHGGGGGGGGGYGGGGYNRPTPYAFDYGVSAGYNNFGHSEKGNGYGGVHGGYWVNLPDGRVQRGVLRS from the exons ATGCTCAACTCG GTGTTCGTGGTGTGCCTTCTGGCCTCTGCTGCCCTCGCCATTCCTGGTGGCTACGGTGGCGGCGGAcacggcggcggtggcggtggcggtggcggctaTGGTGGTGGCGGCTACAAT AGGCCCACCCCCTACGCTTTCGATTACGGCGTCTCTGCTGGCTACAACAACTTCGGCCACAGCGAGAAGGGCAACGGCTACGGAGGCGTGCACGGTGGCTACTGGGTCAACCTTCCCGACGGCCGCGTGCAAAGGGGTGTCCTACGTAGCTGA
- the LOC135099834 gene encoding uncharacterized protein LOC135099834, with amino-acid sequence MWRPMFFLCLAVSAVLAMPGGHAGGHGGVHFGGGGGFGGGYGGYSVPTPYAYDYAVSAGVTNFGQSEKGNGYGGVNGGYWVNLPDGRVQKVSYWADGSGYHPVVTYSGKAHYPASYGYGHGYH; translated from the exons ATGTGGAGACCC atGTTCTTCCTCTGCCTGGCGGTCTCGGCCGTCCTCGCCATGCCCGGAGGACACGCAGGCGGCCACGGCGGCGTCCACTTcgggggcggcggcggcttcGGCGGTGGATATGGCGGCTACAGT GTTCCCACTCCCTACGCTTACGACTACGCCGTCTCTGCTGGCGTCACCAACTTCGGCCAGAGTGAAAAGGGCAACGGCTACGGAGGCGTGAACGGCGGCTACTGGGTCAACCTTCCCGACGGCCGCGTGCAGAAGGTGTCCTACTGGGCTGACGGCAGCGGCTACCACCCAGTGGTGACCTACTCCGGCAAGGCCCACTACCCTGCAAGCTACGGATATGGCCACGGCTATCATTGA
- the LOC135099561 gene encoding uncharacterized protein LOC135099561 yields MIRPVSLLCLLASAALALPGGYGGGHGGINLGGGGGHAAVFFGAGGHGGGHGGGFGGGYGGGYGGGYGYAVPTPYAYNYGVSAGVTNFGQSEKGNGYGGVNGGYWVNLPDGRVQKVSYWADGSGYHPVVTYSGKAHYPASYGYGHGGGYH; encoded by the exons ATGATCAGACCC GTGTCTTTGTTGTGCCTTCTGGCCTCCGCCGCCCTCGCCCTTCCGGGAGGATACGGAGGTGGACATGGTGGAATTAACCTCGGCGGTGGCGGCGGACACGCTGCTGTCTTCTTCGGTGCCGGCGGCCACGGCGGCGGCCACGGCGGCGGCTTTGGTGGCGGCTATGGTGGCGGCTATGGTGGCGGATATGGCTACGCT GTTCCCACCCCTTACGCTTACAATTATGGCGTCTCTGCTGGCGTCACCAACTTCGGCCAGAGTGAAAAGGGCAACGGCTACGGAGGTGTGAACGGCGGGTACTGGGTCAACCTTCCCGACGGCCGCGTGCAGAAGGTGTCCTACTGGGCTGACGGAAGCGGCTACCACCCAGTGGTGACCTACTCTGGCAAGGCCCACTACCCTGCAAGCTACGGATACGGCCACGGCGGCGGCTACCACTGA